Proteins encoded within one genomic window of Bacillus sp. 1NLA3E:
- the lexA gene encoding transcriptional repressor LexA, translating into MTKLSKRQENILDFIKDEVRKKGYPPSVREIGEAVGLASSSTVHGHLARLESKGLIRRDPTKPRAIEILDIDEQSNIPKSKVINVPVIGKVTAGQPITAIENVEEYFPLPDRLAPSDEQVFMLEVMGDSMIEAGILDGDYVIVKQQQTAQNGEIVVAMTEDDEATVKRFFKEKDYIRLQPENSSLEPIILSNVTILGKVIGVYRHIH; encoded by the coding sequence ATGACTAAGTTATCAAAGCGGCAAGAAAATATTCTAGACTTTATTAAAGACGAAGTAAGAAAAAAAGGCTATCCCCCTTCCGTGCGCGAAATTGGTGAAGCAGTCGGCCTTGCTTCAAGTTCCACAGTACATGGTCATTTAGCCCGTTTAGAGAGCAAAGGACTAATTCGCCGCGACCCAACAAAACCTCGGGCAATTGAGATTTTGGACATAGATGAGCAAAGCAATATTCCGAAAAGCAAAGTGATTAATGTACCAGTAATCGGAAAGGTTACTGCGGGACAACCTATTACTGCAATTGAGAATGTAGAAGAGTATTTTCCACTTCCGGATCGTCTTGCACCCTCTGATGAGCAGGTGTTTATGCTAGAAGTAATGGGAGATAGTATGATAGAAGCAGGAATACTAGACGGGGATTATGTTATTGTAAAACAACAACAAACTGCCCAAAACGGAGAAATCGTCGTCGCTATGACTGAGGATGATGAAGCAACTGTTAAAAGATTTTTCAAAGAAAAAGACTACATACGCTTGCAACCAGAAAACTCATCTCTCGAACCAATTATTCTTTCAAATGTCACGATACTTGGTAAAGTTATTGGGGTATATCGTCATATTCATTAA
- the yneA gene encoding cell division suppressor protein YneA gives MKKLWEQYSYVIILVTISFIAAFALLHKFENQNEFSSVTVQEGESLWKIAEKYSDSHSMSTSEFVSWVEKKNSISGETIYPGDKLMIPVSDKTVDQPDLTNLASQ, from the coding sequence ATGAAAAAACTTTGGGAACAGTATTCATATGTTATTATTTTAGTTACTATTAGCTTTATTGCAGCATTTGCACTTTTACATAAATTTGAGAACCAAAATGAATTTTCTAGTGTGACAGTTCAAGAGGGCGAGTCACTTTGGAAAATTGCCGAAAAATATTCTGATAGTCATTCAATGTCTACATCAGAGTTTGTTTCATGGGTAGAAAAAAAGAACAGTATTTCCGGTGAAACAATTTACCCTGGAGATAAGTTGATGATTCCGGTCTCGGATAAAACGGTAGACCAACCCGATCTGACCAATTTAGCAAGTCAATAG
- a CDS encoding YneB family resolvase-like protein, translated as MQKKNAIIYCRVSTKKDTQETSLARQEEELIQLANQNEYHIFKVIKEQASGYDLERDGMLMLLSLIKEEDIHAILIQDETRLGRGNAKIVLLHCIFKEKVKLYSIDHDGELKISESDSMVLKIVGMVEEYQRKLHNIKIKRGMQRAIKSGFDPVENLKNQGINSGRKQIELPIEEIVKLRKNELTFAEIAATLRGFGYDVSKATVHRRYQEYVESLQEEGLLLEKNDDI; from the coding sequence ATGCAAAAAAAGAATGCAATAATTTATTGTCGTGTGAGTACGAAAAAAGATACACAAGAAACATCGCTCGCTCGGCAAGAAGAGGAATTAATTCAATTAGCCAATCAAAATGAATATCATATATTTAAGGTCATTAAAGAACAAGCGAGCGGCTATGACTTAGAACGTGATGGAATGTTAATGCTCCTTTCGCTGATTAAGGAAGAAGATATCCACGCAATCCTCATTCAGGATGAGACACGGCTTGGAAGAGGCAATGCCAAAATCGTTTTACTTCATTGTATTTTTAAAGAAAAGGTAAAGCTGTATTCTATTGATCATGACGGTGAATTAAAAATTTCTGAATCAGATTCAATGGTATTAAAGATTGTGGGTATGGTGGAGGAATATCAGCGGAAATTACATAATATTAAAATCAAACGAGGAATGCAACGAGCCATCAAAAGTGGCTTTGATCCGGTCGAAAACTTGAAAAATCAGGGGATTAATTCAGGTAGGAAGCAAATCGAGTTACCAATTGAAGAAATTGTTAAGTTACGAAAAAATGAATTGACCTTTGCTGAAATTGCCGCAACCTTAAGAGGATTCGGGTATGATGTGTCAAAGGCAACCGTGCATCGCAGGTATCAGGAATATGTTGAATCATTGCAAGAAGAAGGTCTCCTGCTTGAAAAAAACGACGATATTTAG
- a CDS encoding DUF896 domain-containing protein, translating to MQLNDLIARINVLANKAKTTGLTEEEAKEQSKLRGKYLETFRSQMLNSIKNVKVIDPLGNDVTPEKLKRLQAKKGLH from the coding sequence ATGCAACTAAATGATTTAATTGCACGAATAAATGTATTGGCAAACAAGGCGAAGACTACTGGTCTGACAGAAGAGGAAGCAAAAGAACAATCAAAACTTCGTGGTAAATACTTAGAAACGTTCCGTTCACAAATGCTTAATTCTATCAAAAATGTAAAAGTAATCGATCCGCTTGGCAATGATGTAACACCTGAAAAATTGAAAAGGCTCCAGGCTAAAAAAGGCCTTCATTAA
- a CDS encoding MFS transporter, whose protein sequence is MKKNKMISERRLLGIAGLGWLFDAMDVGMLSFIIAALQKDWGLSTQQMGWIGSINSIGMAVGALIFGLMADRVGRKSVFVITLLLFSIGSGLSALATSLTIFMILRFLIGMGLGGELPVASTLVSEVVSADKRGRVVVLLESFWAGGWLIAALISFFIIPKFGWQTALIISAIPAFYAIYLRMGLPDSPQFSAPQAKAKNSIPQNIMAVWAKPHTVQTTMLWILWFCVVFSYYGMFMWLPSVMVMKGFSLIKSFQYVLIMTLAQLPGYFTAAWFIEKFGRKFVLVTYLTGTAISAYFFGQAGSLALLITFGALLSFFNLGAWGALYAYTPEQYPAVIRGTGAGMAASFGRIGGIFGPLLVGNLVAQKTDISVIFTIFTVAIIIGALSVLFLGKETRMKELA, encoded by the coding sequence ATGAAAAAAAACAAAATGATTTCAGAGCGTAGACTGCTTGGGATTGCTGGCCTTGGCTGGTTATTCGATGCAATGGACGTCGGGATGTTATCGTTTATCATTGCTGCCTTACAAAAAGACTGGGGGCTTTCCACACAACAAATGGGGTGGATTGGAAGTATCAACTCTATCGGTATGGCAGTTGGCGCATTAATATTTGGTCTTATGGCAGACCGAGTCGGAAGAAAGTCAGTTTTTGTGATTACCTTACTTTTGTTTTCAATAGGAAGCGGGTTATCCGCATTAGCAACATCCTTAACGATATTTATGATTTTACGATTTTTGATTGGCATGGGTTTAGGCGGGGAGCTCCCAGTGGCTTCAACCTTAGTCTCCGAAGTAGTTTCTGCTGATAAAAGAGGCCGTGTTGTCGTGCTTCTTGAAAGTTTTTGGGCTGGTGGTTGGTTGATTGCTGCACTTATTTCCTTTTTCATTATTCCTAAATTCGGTTGGCAAACCGCATTAATCATCAGTGCTATTCCAGCGTTTTATGCCATTTACTTGCGGATGGGACTACCTGATTCACCACAGTTTTCCGCACCACAAGCGAAAGCTAAAAATTCCATTCCGCAAAATATTATGGCTGTTTGGGCAAAACCCCATACAGTTCAAACGACGATGTTATGGATCTTATGGTTCTGTGTTGTCTTTTCATATTACGGTATGTTCATGTGGCTCCCAAGCGTCATGGTCATGAAGGGCTTTAGTTTAATAAAAAGCTTCCAATACGTTCTTATCATGACACTTGCACAGTTACCAGGTTATTTTACGGCGGCATGGTTCATTGAAAAATTCGGAAGAAAATTTGTCCTCGTCACCTATTTGACTGGAACCGCCATCAGCGCTTATTTCTTTGGCCAGGCCGGTTCGCTAGCGCTTCTCATTACTTTTGGCGCATTATTATCTTTCTTTAATTTAGGAGCATGGGGTGCTTTGTACGCTTATACACCAGAACAATATCCAGCGGTGATTCGCGGTACTGGTGCCGGTATGGCGGCCTCGTTTGGTCGAATCGGAGGAATATTTGGGCCCCTATTGGTCGGTAATCTTGTTGCTCAGAAAACAGACATCTCGGTAATTTTCACGATTTTCACTGTTGCTATTATCATCGGTGCCCTGTCTGTTCTATTCCTCGGAAAAGAAACAAGAATGAAAGAATTAGCTTAA